In one window of Prevotella fusca JCM 17724 DNA:
- a CDS encoding glycerate kinase family protein translates to MKHIVLAIDSFKGCLTSVEAEDAAETGVGERWSEAEIIKVPVTDGGDGMMSVFSQLLPCQEVTIDSHDALMRPIRAAYAVCADNTVILETALSCGISLLNPQGLNSLRATTYGVGELFADALRRGYRRFVIGLGGSATSDCGLGMLAALRDVLGENWRNQFLHELDITLASDVDNPLFGKRGAAAVFGPQKGATSEVITCLDRRARTFARMAASQLGFDHSQDSGAGAAGGLGYAFLQFMNAKVRSGADVLLETVNFDSLIENADLIITGEGSADVQTLMGKIPAKVLEYGLRKEIPVVLIAGKVTGTASLLKAGFAQVQCITPPGMPLTEALKPGTAKENIRKTVGKILRYKTGCGCLP, encoded by the coding sequence ATGAAGCATATTGTTTTAGCCATTGATAGTTTTAAGGGCTGTCTCACTTCAGTTGAAGCTGAAGATGCTGCGGAGACAGGTGTCGGAGAAAGATGGTCGGAAGCAGAGATAATAAAAGTGCCGGTTACAGATGGAGGGGACGGGATGATGAGCGTCTTCTCACAGCTGTTACCCTGTCAGGAGGTCACAATTGACAGCCATGATGCACTTATGCGTCCCATCCGTGCAGCCTATGCTGTGTGTGCAGACAATACCGTTATCTTGGAGACGGCTTTGTCTTGTGGCATCAGTCTTCTTAATCCGCAGGGGCTTAATTCTTTACGTGCAACCACTTATGGAGTGGGTGAACTCTTTGCTGATGCTCTCCGGCGAGGTTACAGGCGATTTGTAATTGGACTCGGAGGTTCAGCGACAAGCGATTGTGGACTTGGAATGCTGGCAGCATTGAGGGATGTGTTAGGTGAGAACTGGCGTAACCAGTTTTTGCATGAATTGGATATAACATTGGCGTCTGATGTTGACAATCCGCTCTTTGGTAAGCGTGGTGCAGCTGCTGTTTTCGGTCCTCAAAAGGGAGCAACGTCAGAGGTTATAACCTGTTTGGACCGTCGGGCACGCACTTTTGCACGTATGGCTGCATCCCAACTGGGCTTTGACCATTCGCAGGACAGTGGTGCCGGAGCAGCAGGTGGACTGGGTTATGCCTTTCTTCAGTTTATGAATGCGAAGGTGAGGTCAGGTGCAGATGTGCTTTTAGAAACTGTCAACTTTGATTCACTCATCGAAAATGCCGACTTGATTATAACGGGAGAGGGGAGTGCTGATGTTCAGACGTTAATGGGAAAGATACCCGCCAAGGTTTTGGAGTATGGTCTTCGTAAGGAAATTCCTGTCGTGCTCATAGCAGGGAAGGTGACAGGCACTGCATCTTTACTCAAAGCTGGTTTTGCACAAGTTCAATGTATTACACCGCCAGGCATGCCACTTACAGAAGCATTAAAACCTGGCACTGCAAAGGAGAATATCCGTAAAACTGTTGGCAAGATATTAAGGTATAAAACTGGTTGCGGGTGTCTACCGTAA
- a CDS encoding response regulator transcription factor, whose amino-acid sequence MEHTTKMKMGRPKMAIVDPNTLAVLGLKQILQNVIPIMTVETFSNFQEFENAQPDTFYHYFVAQVIVLENRQFFSQCIHKTIVLTITKDPNAQLSGFHSFCINVPEDELVKAILKIEQYGHSGGKNLPELPQVLKNKILSNREIEVLSLIVQGLINKEIAEKLNISLTTVITHRKNIMDKLGMKSVSALTIYAVMHGYIDINKI is encoded by the coding sequence ATGGAGCATACGACAAAGATGAAGATGGGACGCCCCAAGATGGCTATAGTTGATCCTAATACGCTTGCCGTGTTAGGACTGAAACAGATATTGCAGAATGTCATACCTATCATGACAGTGGAGACATTCTCTAACTTCCAGGAGTTTGAGAATGCCCAGCCTGATACGTTCTATCATTACTTTGTGGCACAGGTGATTGTCTTGGAGAACAGGCAGTTCTTCTCGCAATGTATTCATAAGACAATCGTTCTGACAATTACAAAAGACCCTAATGCACAACTTTCAGGCTTCCATAGTTTCTGCATCAATGTTCCCGAGGACGAACTTGTCAAGGCTATTTTGAAGATAGAACAGTACGGACACTCTGGTGGCAAGAACCTTCCGGAATTGCCCCAAGTGTTGAAGAACAAGATTCTGAGCAACCGTGAGATAGAAGTGTTGTCGCTGATAGTTCAGGGACTGATTAATAAGGAGATTGCTGAGAAGCTGAATATCAGTCTGACTACTGTTATCACGCACCGCAAGAATATTATGGATAAACTCGGCATGAAGAGTGTGTCTGCATTGACCATCTATGCGGTTATGCACGGTTATATTGATATTAATAAGATATAA
- a CDS encoding DEAD/DEAH box helicase, which yields MYFEDLDLNDNVLDALYDMRFDECTPVQEKCIPEILKGHDVLGVAQTGTGKTAAYLLPVLSKLADGGYPESAINCVIMSPTRELAQQIDQAMQGFAYYLDGVSCVAVYGGNDGNRYDQELKSLSLGADVVIATPGRFISHISLGNVDLSKVSFFILDEADRMLDMGFSDDIMTIAKKLPASCQTIMFSATMPTKIEELAKTLLKNPVEIKLAVSKPAEKIQQTAYVCYETQKMGIIKDIFKAGDLKRVIIFSGSKQKVKQIAASLNRKHINCGEMHSDLDQEQRNDVMFKFKSGQIDVLVATDIVSRGIDIDDIAMVINYDVPHDAEDYVHRIGRTARADRDGKAITFVNDEDIYYFQQIESFLEKEVEKASLPAELGEGPEYKNNGRPKKGNNAKTRRRKARDHQSHKDKKQGNNKQRNRRPTPQTQGSPDENNAKPQERKTGNRQNNSAQKQQENDPAATDDKIVNKKNNRQGKGRQQERKPKAENEKRSDRKPGNNKDAAGNTANQQTKKPNNKRKKRNNRQRTPEDKASRRSTKYDIREELPSTSKNESGLKALIKKPLKWLRGLGKK from the coding sequence ATGTATTTTGAAGATTTAGATTTAAACGATAACGTACTCGACGCACTCTATGACATGCGTTTTGATGAATGCACTCCTGTTCAGGAGAAGTGCATTCCTGAAATATTAAAAGGACACGATGTACTGGGAGTTGCCCAGACAGGAACGGGAAAGACAGCGGCTTATCTCCTTCCTGTTCTGTCAAAACTGGCTGATGGTGGCTATCCTGAGTCAGCTATCAACTGTGTAATCATGTCGCCTACCCGCGAATTGGCGCAGCAGATTGACCAGGCTATGCAGGGCTTTGCCTACTATCTTGATGGCGTTTCATGTGTTGCTGTCTATGGTGGCAATGACGGCAACCGATATGACCAGGAGCTGAAGAGCCTGTCACTCGGAGCCGATGTCGTCATCGCTACGCCGGGACGCTTCATCTCTCATATCTCTCTCGGAAACGTAGACTTGTCCAAGGTGAGCTTCTTCATTCTTGACGAGGCTGACCGCATGCTTGACATGGGATTCTCTGATGACATTATGACCATTGCAAAGAAGTTGCCTGCATCATGTCAGACCATCATGTTCTCTGCAACCATGCCGACGAAAATCGAGGAACTTGCCAAGACATTGCTGAAGAACCCTGTTGAAATCAAACTGGCTGTCAGCAAGCCTGCTGAGAAGATTCAGCAGACTGCTTACGTATGCTATGAGACGCAGAAGATGGGTATCATCAAGGACATCTTCAAGGCTGGTGACCTGAAACGTGTCATCATCTTCTCTGGCTCAAAGCAGAAGGTGAAGCAGATTGCAGCATCACTTAACCGCAAGCACATCAACTGTGGCGAAATGCACTCCGACCTCGACCAGGAGCAGCGTAATGACGTTATGTTCAAGTTCAAGAGCGGTCAGATAGACGTACTGGTTGCAACCGACATCGTATCACGTGGTATTGACATTGATGACATCGCAATGGTCATCAATTATGACGTACCACATGATGCAGAGGATTATGTTCACCGCATTGGTCGTACAGCTCGTGCTGACCGTGACGGAAAGGCTATCACATTCGTGAATGACGAAGATATATACTATTTCCAGCAGATTGAGTCATTCTTAGAGAAAGAAGTTGAGAAGGCATCCCTTCCCGCAGAGCTGGGTGAAGGTCCTGAATACAAGAACAACGGACGACCAAAGAAGGGCAACAATGCCAAGACCCGTCGCAGAAAAGCCAGAGACCATCAGAGCCATAAGGACAAGAAGCAGGGTAATAACAAGCAGCGCAACAGACGCCCTACCCCACAAACACAAGGCAGTCCGGATGAGAACAACGCCAAGCCACAGGAGCGTAAGACTGGCAACAGACAGAACAATAGCGCGCAGAAGCAGCAAGAGAATGATCCTGCTGCAACAGATGACAAGATAGTAAACAAGAAGAATAACCGTCAGGGAAAGGGCAGACAGCAGGAACGAAAGCCAAAAGCTGAAAACGAGAAGCGCAGCGACAGAAAGCCCGGCAATAACAAGGATGCTGCCGGGAATACTGCTAACCAGCAGACCAAGAAGCCGAACAACAAGCGCAAGAAGCGTAATAACCGACAGCGCACACCTGAAGATAAGGCTTCAAGAAGGAGTACCAAGTATGATATACGTGAGGAGTTGCCATCAACATCCAAGAATGAATCAGGCTTGAAGGCACTCATCAAAAAGCCTTTGAAGTGGCTTCGCGGACTCGGTAAGAAGTAA
- the lpxK gene encoding tetraacyldisaccharide 4'-kinase, which yields MEGDHIKINKWLLPFSWLYGLVVGLRNELFELNILKTRRFDIPVISVGNITVGGSGKTPHVEYLVRLLKDKMKVAVLSRGYKRKSHGYVLANEDTPMREIGDEPYQMKTKFPDIRVAVDKKRCEGIDRLTSDEETKDTDVILLDDAFQHRYVQPGINILLVDYHRLIIYDKLLPAGRLREPLSGKHRADIVIITKCPKSLNPIDYRVLSKAMELYPFQQLYFTTLEYCDLEPIFNKGKNIPLTEIRGKNILLLAGIASPKQLELDLNSFTGNNALTILSFPDHHAFTAKDINRINETFANMDEPKLIVTTEKDQARLIDVERLSDEVKENIYALPIKVRFMLDKEETFNQKIISYVRKNSRNSILAKREDDHKSKDSHHSGHRPRTISFRDN from the coding sequence ATGGAAGGTGACCATATCAAAATAAACAAATGGCTGTTGCCTTTCAGCTGGCTCTATGGGCTGGTAGTGGGGCTTCGCAACGAACTGTTTGAGCTGAACATTCTCAAGACCCGACGGTTTGACATTCCTGTCATATCCGTCGGAAACATCACCGTGGGAGGTTCCGGGAAGACCCCTCATGTAGAGTATCTTGTCCGACTACTGAAGGACAAGATGAAGGTGGCTGTTCTCTCACGTGGCTATAAGCGTAAGAGTCATGGATATGTGCTGGCGAATGAAGACACGCCAATGCGTGAGATTGGCGATGAGCCATATCAGATGAAGACCAAATTCCCTGATATTCGTGTAGCAGTAGATAAGAAACGATGTGAGGGAATAGACCGGCTGACATCTGATGAAGAGACGAAAGATACTGATGTTATCCTCTTGGATGACGCCTTCCAGCACCGCTATGTACAGCCAGGAATCAATATACTATTGGTAGACTATCACCGGCTTATCATCTACGACAAGCTCCTTCCGGCAGGAAGACTGCGTGAACCGCTTTCGGGAAAGCATCGTGCTGACATTGTGATTATCACGAAGTGTCCTAAAAGTCTCAATCCTATAGACTACCGTGTGCTTAGTAAGGCTATGGAACTATATCCCTTCCAGCAACTTTATTTCACGACATTGGAATATTGCGACCTTGAACCTATCTTCAATAAAGGCAAGAATATACCGCTGACTGAAATACGAGGAAAGAATATCCTGTTGCTTGCAGGTATTGCATCACCCAAACAGCTGGAGCTTGACCTCAATTCCTTCACGGGCAACAACGCCTTAACAATCCTCTCTTTCCCTGACCATCATGCTTTCACAGCAAAGGATATCAACCGTATTAACGAGACCTTTGCAAATATGGATGAGCCAAAGTTGATTGTTACAACGGAAAAGGATCAGGCACGTCTCATTGACGTTGAAAGACTATCAGACGAAGTAAAAGAAAACATTTATGCGCTTCCTATCAAAGTAAGATTCATGCTTGATAAGGAGGAGACATTCAATCAAAAAATAATATCCTATGTACGAAAAAATTCAAGAAACAGCATCTTGGCTAAAAGAGAGGATGACCACAAGTCCAAAGACAGCCATCATTCTGGGCACAGGCCTCGGACAATTAGCTTCAGAGATAACTGA
- the sppA gene encoding signal peptide peptidase SppA, translated as MKQFFKFVFASFVGMFLFSIVTGIFALITIAGMFASQDSTTTPEENSVLVLNLSGQLEERSENNFISQLQGSATRSIGLDNLLEGIRKAKENDNIKGIYIEAGAFAADSYASMQAVRNALLDFKKSKKWIIAYADTYTQGTYYMSSVADKVYLNPQGQIDWHGLASQPVFIKDFLAKFGVKMQVVKVGAYKSATEMFTGDKMSDANREQTSAYLNGIWGNITKEVGASRHLSVEQLNAYADSMVTFAAPEDYVKLKLVDGLAYTDQIKNMVKKQLGIAGDKEINQVTVADMMNVEDKSQGDESNQIAVYYAYGDIVDGVVGGIFAQNHTIDAQVVCKDLEKLAKDKDVKAVVVRINSGGGSAYASEQIWHQIMALKKLKPVVVSMGGMAASGGYYMSAPANWIVAEPTTITGSIGIFGMFPDVSGLLTEKLGLKFDEVKTNKYADFSTRARPFTEDEMTYLSQYVNRGYKLFRHRVAEGRKMTDEQVEKIAQGHVFTGQDAQKIGLVDQLGGLDIAVKKAAKLAKLANHMTRAYPKEPDFFEQLLDQSKSDNYLSEQLRANLGDYYGPFSLLKTLNHQSAIQARLPYYPNIH; from the coding sequence ATGAAACAATTTTTCAAATTCGTTTTTGCTTCTTTCGTGGGAATGTTTCTGTTCAGCATTGTCACAGGAATCTTCGCACTCATTACCATAGCAGGTATGTTTGCATCGCAGGATTCAACAACAACACCTGAGGAGAATTCCGTACTTGTACTGAATCTTTCAGGACAGTTGGAAGAGCGAAGTGAGAACAATTTCATCAGCCAGCTGCAAGGTAGCGCAACACGCAGCATCGGTCTTGACAATCTGCTTGAGGGTATCAGAAAAGCCAAGGAAAACGACAATATCAAGGGAATATACATCGAGGCAGGTGCGTTTGCTGCTGACTCATACGCTTCAATGCAGGCTGTGCGCAATGCCCTGCTTGATTTTAAGAAGAGTAAAAAGTGGATTATTGCATACGCTGACACCTATACACAGGGAACATACTACATGTCATCTGTTGCAGACAAAGTGTATCTGAATCCGCAAGGACAGATTGACTGGCATGGATTGGCTTCCCAGCCTGTCTTCATCAAGGATTTCTTGGCAAAGTTCGGAGTAAAGATGCAGGTTGTAAAAGTAGGTGCTTACAAGAGTGCCACTGAGATGTTCACAGGTGACAAGATGAGTGATGCCAATCGTGAACAGACTTCTGCCTATCTGAATGGTATCTGGGGAAATATAACAAAGGAAGTTGGCGCAAGCAGACATTTGTCAGTTGAACAACTGAATGCCTATGCTGACAGTATGGTAACCTTTGCCGCACCTGAAGATTACGTCAAACTGAAACTTGTCGATGGCTTGGCTTATACGGATCAGATAAAAAACATGGTGAAGAAACAGTTAGGCATTGCAGGGGATAAAGAAATCAATCAGGTCACAGTTGCCGACATGATGAATGTTGAAGACAAAAGTCAGGGTGATGAAAGTAATCAGATTGCAGTTTACTATGCGTATGGTGACATCGTTGATGGTGTTGTAGGCGGTATCTTTGCACAAAACCACACTATAGATGCACAGGTTGTCTGCAAGGATCTGGAGAAATTGGCAAAGGACAAAGATGTAAAGGCTGTCGTGGTCCGCATCAACTCCGGCGGTGGCTCTGCTTACGCATCCGAACAGATCTGGCATCAGATTATGGCACTGAAGAAGCTGAAGCCCGTCGTTGTAAGCATGGGCGGAATGGCTGCATCAGGTGGTTATTATATGTCAGCTCCGGCAAACTGGATAGTAGCAGAACCTACGACGATTACTGGTTCAATAGGCATCTTTGGTATGTTCCCCGACGTCAGCGGCCTGCTTACAGAGAAGCTGGGATTGAAATTTGATGAAGTAAAGACCAATAAATATGCAGACTTCAGTACACGGGCACGCCCATTTACAGAAGATGAGATGACATACCTTAGCCAGTACGTCAACCGTGGTTATAAGCTCTTCCGCCATCGTGTGGCAGAAGGACGTAAGATGACCGATGAGCAGGTTGAAAAAATAGCACAAGGACATGTATTTACAGGACAGGATGCACAGAAGATAGGGCTGGTCGACCAGCTTGGCGGACTGGATATTGCGGTGAAAAAAGCTGCAAAGCTGGCAAAGCTGGCTAACCATATGACCCGTGCCTATCCCAAAGAGCCAGACTTCTTTGAGCAGTTGTTGGACCAGTCAAAGTCAGATAACTACCTCAGTGAGCAGTTGCGTGCGAACTTAGGCGATTATTATGGACCGTTCTCATTGTTGAAGACACTCAATCATCAGAGTGCTATTCAGGCAAGACTGCCTTATTATCCAAACATCCATTAA
- a CDS encoding LuxR C-terminal-related transcriptional regulator has product MKNQKMYEPDDKMIYLIRDNYDLLQSLGSFGISLGFGDKTVREVCDDQNVDTYTFLAVVNFTINGYKGFDDVDRLSIPTLMQYLKASHSYYLDYELPFIRRELTAALDESDNLARLILRLYDEYAHSIRNHMQYEEKNVFPYVESLLKGEANDTYDVETYSKHHSQTDVKLRELKSIIIKYLPSDSHHNNRLTATLYDIYNCEAWLEQHAQVEEEIFIPVIRRLEQKSKQNDVSVKISNMITQNSESNEVLSDREKDVIVSVAQGMTNKEIADHLCISTNTVITHRRNIARKLQIHSPAGLTIYAIVNNLVDISSVKL; this is encoded by the coding sequence ATGAAGAATCAGAAAATGTATGAGCCCGATGATAAGATGATTTATCTTATCAGAGATAATTATGACCTGTTACAGAGCTTAGGCAGCTTCGGCATCAGCTTAGGTTTTGGCGACAAGACCGTAAGAGAGGTTTGTGATGATCAGAATGTAGATACTTACACATTCCTGGCTGTTGTTAATTTTACGATAAACGGATATAAAGGCTTTGATGATGTAGACAGACTGTCTATTCCAACTCTTATGCAATACCTCAAGGCAAGCCATTCTTATTATCTTGACTATGAGCTTCCATTCATCCGCAGAGAGTTGACTGCAGCCTTGGATGAGAGTGATAATCTTGCCCGTTTGATACTTCGCCTTTATGACGAGTATGCCCATTCTATCCGCAATCACATGCAGTATGAGGAGAAAAACGTGTTCCCATACGTTGAATCTTTGTTGAAAGGTGAAGCTAATGATACGTATGATGTTGAGACTTACTCCAAGCACCACAGCCAGACGGATGTGAAGCTGCGTGAACTGAAAAGTATCATTATCAAGTATCTTCCCTCTGACTCTCATCATAACAACCGCCTTACTGCCACCTTATATGATATATATAATTGTGAAGCCTGGCTTGAGCAGCATGCCCAGGTAGAAGAGGAAATATTCATCCCGGTCATCAGACGGTTGGAGCAGAAGAGCAAGCAGAACGATGTAAGCGTAAAGATATCAAACATGATTACGCAGAACTCAGAGTCGAATGAGGTACTGAGTGACCGTGAGAAGGATGTCATCGTTTCTGTTGCACAGGGAATGACAAACAAGGAGATAGCTGACCATTTGTGTATCTCTACCAATACGGTGATAACGCACCGCCGTAACATTGCCCGTAAACTGCAGATACATTCACCGGCAGGACTGACCATCTATGCCATTGTCAACAATCTGGTGGATATAAGCAGTGTAAAGTTGTAA
- a CDS encoding threonine/serine exporter family protein, with protein MVENQMESSKRTLRRKLDLLLRTGQILMESSADTSRVKRNMERTAAYLGLPKENLHINIDYYMLQVNVSDEFHSFSKMQRCDKHVINMLAIQEVSKLSWRALKADYSLDKYEEELEKIAHGKHYYKDWMIAVGAGLACGGFCIQFGCDWTAFFYASIAAILGNRLRMFLNHSGSNLYANFAVAAFVSTILAWLSSYLSAPSVQAVLPEFLRPILHSETPYHPLLACALYVVPGVPLINAVNDLLDNHINTGLVRVTNTLLIVIAMSFGIMLAIKCGSIDNFVKELSLIPHHPFYVYAIAAAISAMGFATIYNIPYRLMPWIAIGGIICVCSRNFINLEPSADTIGLGLGLVVGSLCGSALISIINIKAVHFFHTPHQCITIPAVIPIIPGVLMYRALYGFIGMQGVVGEVTHAMFNAINGSLVLICIALGVAIPNIFARKWIAPHRKAKLTRLIEERRKRGKFVDLHSFVVD; from the coding sequence ATGGTCGAAAACCAGATGGAAAGTTCCAAGAGAACCCTTCGTAGAAAACTTGATCTGCTCCTTCGCACAGGACAGATTCTTATGGAAAGCTCTGCAGATACGAGTCGTGTGAAACGTAATATGGAGCGCACAGCAGCTTATCTGGGACTTCCTAAGGAAAACCTGCACATCAACATTGATTATTATATGTTGCAGGTAAATGTGAGTGACGAATTTCATAGCTTTTCGAAGATGCAACGCTGTGACAAGCACGTGATTAACATGCTTGCTATTCAGGAAGTTTCAAAACTCTCATGGCGTGCTCTCAAGGCGGACTACTCTTTGGACAAGTATGAAGAGGAACTGGAGAAGATTGCTCATGGCAAGCATTATTACAAGGACTGGATGATTGCTGTCGGTGCTGGTCTTGCCTGCGGTGGTTTCTGTATTCAGTTCGGTTGCGACTGGACAGCATTCTTCTACGCTTCCATTGCAGCAATCTTGGGCAATCGCCTGCGTATGTTCTTGAACCATTCCGGTTCCAATCTCTATGCCAACTTTGCTGTGGCAGCATTTGTGAGTACAATTCTGGCGTGGTTGTCATCTTATCTTTCTGCACCGTCGGTACAGGCAGTACTCCCTGAGTTCCTTCGCCCCATCTTACATAGCGAAACACCTTATCATCCTCTCTTGGCTTGTGCACTTTATGTTGTTCCGGGAGTCCCTTTAATAAATGCTGTTAATGACCTGTTAGACAATCATATAAACACAGGATTGGTTCGTGTGACGAATACGCTTCTTATAGTCATTGCAATGTCATTCGGTATTATGCTGGCAATTAAATGTGGCAGTATTGACAACTTTGTAAAAGAGCTTTCACTGATACCTCACCATCCGTTCTATGTGTATGCCATTGCAGCTGCAATCTCTGCGATGGGCTTTGCCACGATTTACAATATCCCTTACCGTCTGATGCCTTGGATAGCAATAGGTGGCATCATCTGTGTTTGTTCACGCAACTTTATTAATCTTGAACCCTCAGCAGACACTATTGGCTTAGGTTTGGGATTGGTTGTCGGTTCACTTTGCGGTTCAGCTCTGATTTCAATTATTAACATTAAGGCTGTACACTTCTTCCATACTCCTCACCAGTGTATTACTATTCCTGCGGTCATCCCTATCATTCCTGGAGTACTGATGTATCGTGCACTCTATGGATTTATTGGAATGCAGGGTGTTGTTGGAGAAGTTACGCATGCAATGTTCAATGCAATTAACGGCTCATTAGTTCTGATTTGCATTGCCTTGGGTGTAGCTATTCCGAACATCTTTGCCCGCAAATGGATTGCACCACATCGTAAAGCCAAGCTGACACGTTTGATAGAAGAGCGCCGTAAGCGTGGTAAGTTTGTTGATTTGCACAGCTTTGTAGTAGATTAG
- a CDS encoding LptF/LptG family permease, with protein MSKVKKTVDKVKGLNKCVGQCAAEHLPILKKVGHQLQMFAPSRYIGILDRYIIKKFTGTYIYSILLIISIAIVFDFNENLSKFTQYHAPWRAIIFDYYANFIPYYSNLFSPLFVFIAVIFFTSKLAGNSEIISMMAAGVSIKRLMRPYMISCVLIAGLTFYLNSFVIPHGTVIRQNFESLYRNSKKNTSAENVQLQVAKNTIAYIQHYDNQYKRGYGFSLVKFKDKKIVSHMTAMEIQYDTVADTKYHWKVSNWKIRTLKGLKEHIESGASKDTVLLMEPTDLVYSKGQQETFTSPELLDYISKQTSRGSGNVVQYEVEFHKRIAMSFSSFILTIIGLSLSSRKRKGGMGLYLGIGLALSFGYIMLQTVSATFAVQADTPPILAAWIPNIIFAVIAYFCYRHAPS; from the coding sequence ATGAGTAAGGTCAAAAAGACTGTTGACAAAGTAAAAGGATTGAATAAGTGCGTCGGGCAATGTGCTGCAGAGCACTTACCCATCTTGAAGAAAGTCGGACATCAGCTTCAGATGTTCGCCCCTTCTCGCTATATAGGCATCCTGGATAGATATATCATCAAGAAGTTCACAGGAACTTACATCTATTCTATCTTGCTGATTATCTCTATTGCTATTGTGTTCGACTTCAATGAGAACCTCTCAAAGTTCACACAATATCATGCTCCGTGGCGAGCAATCATCTTTGATTACTATGCCAACTTCATCCCTTACTACTCCAATCTCTTCTCACCGCTGTTCGTATTCATTGCCGTCATCTTCTTTACTTCCAAACTGGCAGGAAACTCCGAGATAATATCAATGATGGCAGCAGGCGTCTCCATCAAACGACTGATGCGTCCATACATGATATCATGTGTTCTCATTGCAGGACTTACATTCTATCTCAACAGCTTCGTGATACCCCATGGCACTGTCATTCGCCAGAACTTTGAGTCACTCTACCGTAACTCAAAGAAGAACACATCGGCTGAGAACGTACAGCTACAGGTAGCTAAGAACACGATAGCCTACATCCAGCATTACGACAATCAGTATAAGAGAGGCTACGGATTCTCACTCGTAAAGTTCAAGGACAAGAAGATTGTCAGCCACATGACGGCTATGGAGATTCAGTATGACACAGTTGCAGACACAAAGTATCACTGGAAAGTCAGCAACTGGAAGATACGTACGCTCAAGGGATTAAAGGAACACATCGAGAGTGGAGCCTCAAAGGACACCGTCCTGCTAATGGAACCGACCGACCTTGTCTATTCCAAGGGACAGCAGGAGACCTTCACTTCACCAGAGCTGTTGGATTATATCTCCAAGCAGACAAGCCGTGGATCAGGCAATGTGGTACAGTATGAGGTTGAGTTTCACAAGCGAATAGCTATGTCATTTTCATCATTCATCCTCACCATCATCGGTCTTTCACTTTCTTCCCGCAAACGAAAAGGAGGAATGGGACTGTATCTTGGAATCGGTCTGGCACTAAGTTTCGGCTATATCATGCTCCAGACCGTATCAGCAACCTTTGCTGTTCAGGCTGACACACCACCCATACTGGCAGCATGGATTCCAAACATCATCTTTGCAGTTATCGCCTACTTCTGCTATCGGCATGCGCCAAGCTAA